One region of Azoarcus sp. CIB genomic DNA includes:
- the ppk1 gene encoding polyphosphate kinase 1: MHSPTRQQHFPTDHFINRELSLLQFQRRVLAQAADRTVPLLERLRFLCIVSSNLDEFFEIRVSGIKEQIRLGSRTPGTDGLLPSELLDRVSHEVHTLIAEQYALLNNDILPALEAQGIVFLRRSLWSDAQGAWVRDYFMREVMPVLTPIGLDQAHPFPRVLNKSLNFAVELEGLDAFGRDSGAAIVQAPRALPRVIRLPSEICEHEYSFVFLSSVLHRHVGELFSGMHVHGCYQFRVTRNSDLFVDEEEVKDLRASLKGELQQRHFGDAVRLEVADNCSEEMAAFLLQHFRLTPNELYRTPGIVNLVRLMQVPDWVDRPDLNYPPFLPRLPKGLEQRVEIFDAIRRQDILLHHPFQSFSPVIELLRAAADDPQVLAVKMTVYRTGTDSVLMDHLVRAAQKGKEVTVVLELRARFDEEANITWANKLEEVGAHVVYGVFGYKTHAKLLMLVRREDSGLRRYVHMGTGNYHPRTTRFYTDFGLLTCNEEIGQDVAEVFKQLTGLGQASTLRHLWQAPFSLQRNVIAAIEAEAAIARQGGRAQIMAKMNALLEPETIEALYAASQAGVEIDLIVRGPCALRPGVPGLSDNIRVRSIIGRFLEHHRIFYFRAGGEDHVYLSSADWMDRNFFGRIEIAFPVLDQRLKRRVIKEGLRAYLGDNCQAWEMLEDGRYRHKTPRGVHRSAQTILLAELAKGH; encoded by the coding sequence ATGCACAGTCCAACCCGTCAGCAGCATTTCCCCACCGACCACTTCATCAACCGCGAATTGTCGCTCCTGCAGTTCCAGCGCAGGGTGCTGGCGCAGGCGGCGGACAGGACGGTGCCGCTGCTCGAGCGCTTGCGCTTCCTGTGCATCGTGTCGAGTAACCTCGACGAGTTCTTCGAGATCCGCGTGTCGGGGATCAAGGAGCAGATCAGGCTGGGCAGTCGCACCCCGGGCACCGACGGCCTGCTGCCGAGCGAGTTGCTGGACCGCGTGAGCCACGAAGTCCATACGCTGATTGCCGAGCAGTATGCGCTGCTGAACAACGACATCCTGCCGGCGCTGGAAGCCCAGGGCATCGTGTTCCTACGCCGCAGCCTGTGGAGCGACGCGCAGGGCGCCTGGGTGCGCGACTATTTCATGCGCGAAGTGATGCCGGTGCTCACGCCCATCGGGCTCGACCAGGCGCACCCGTTCCCGCGCGTATTGAACAAGAGCCTGAATTTCGCCGTCGAGCTGGAAGGCCTCGACGCCTTCGGGCGCGACTCGGGCGCGGCGATCGTGCAGGCGCCGCGTGCGCTGCCCCGCGTGATCCGCCTCCCCTCCGAGATCTGTGAGCACGAATACAGCTTCGTGTTCCTGTCCTCGGTCCTGCACCGCCACGTCGGCGAGCTGTTTTCGGGCATGCACGTGCACGGCTGCTACCAGTTCCGCGTGACGCGCAACTCGGATCTCTTCGTCGACGAGGAAGAAGTAAAGGATCTGCGGGCCTCGCTGAAGGGCGAACTGCAGCAACGCCATTTCGGCGACGCGGTGCGCCTGGAGGTGGCCGACAACTGCTCGGAGGAAATGGCCGCCTTCCTCCTTCAGCATTTCCGCCTGACCCCGAACGAGTTGTACCGCACGCCGGGCATCGTCAACCTGGTGCGGCTGATGCAGGTGCCGGACTGGGTGGACCGTCCCGACCTGAACTACCCGCCCTTCCTGCCGCGCCTGCCGAAGGGGCTGGAGCAGCGTGTCGAGATTTTCGACGCGATCCGGCGTCAGGACATCCTGCTGCACCACCCGTTCCAGAGCTTCAGCCCGGTGATCGAACTGCTGCGGGCGGCGGCCGACGACCCGCAGGTGCTTGCGGTCAAGATGACGGTGTATCGCACGGGCACCGACTCGGTGCTGATGGACCATCTCGTGCGCGCGGCACAGAAGGGCAAGGAAGTGACGGTGGTGCTGGAACTGCGCGCCCGCTTCGACGAGGAGGCCAACATCACCTGGGCGAACAAGCTCGAGGAGGTGGGCGCCCATGTGGTGTACGGCGTGTTCGGCTACAAGACCCACGCGAAACTGCTGATGCTGGTGCGGCGCGAGGACAGCGGGCTGCGCCGTTACGTGCACATGGGCACCGGCAACTACCACCCGCGCACGACGCGTTTCTACACCGATTTCGGCCTCCTCACCTGCAACGAGGAGATCGGCCAGGACGTCGCCGAGGTCTTCAAGCAGCTGACCGGCCTGGGCCAGGCATCCACCCTCAGGCATCTCTGGCAGGCGCCGTTCTCGCTGCAGCGCAACGTGATCGCTGCGATCGAAGCGGAAGCGGCGATTGCACGCCAGGGCGGACGCGCGCAGATCATGGCGAAGATGAACGCGCTGCTCGAACCGGAAACGATCGAAGCGCTGTACGCAGCGTCGCAGGCCGGCGTGGAGATCGACCTCATCGTGCGCGGCCCGTGCGCCCTGCGCCCGGGCGTTCCCGGCCTGTCGGACAACATCCGCGTGCGCTCCATCATCGGACGCTTCCTCGAACACCATCGCATCTTCTACTTCCGTGCAGGCGGCGAGGACCACGTCTATCTGTCGAGCGCGGACTGGATGGACCGCAACTTCTTCGGCCGCATCGAGATTGCCTTCCCCGTGCTCGACCAGCGCCTCAAGCGCCGCGTCATCAAGGAAGGCCTGCGCGCCTATCTCGGCGACAACTGCCAGGCGTGGGAGATGCTGGAAGATGGCCGCTACCGGCACAAGACGCCGCGCGGCGTGCATCGCTCAGCACAGACCATCCTGCTGGCGGAACTCGCGAAAGGTCACTGA
- a CDS encoding EAL domain-containing protein has translation MNSLDWCRPDRLRASVAKLCAGLGVVLTAGLVSLQPGALHAEEVPAGGVAHDPVEFAVLSFSPLEETRARWQPLVEYLNGAVEGGRFVLRVHHLDDLVAALANGHIDFVLVNPALYVQLTYQHHLSSPLVTLVNKEDGVPVSAFGGVIFTRADRSDIDSFADIGRVRVATAGRAAFGAYQMQVAELLRAGARPPREHLLIETGQPQNKAIDAVLEGSADVGFVRSGLIESLVRQGRLDPASLKLISVRRYPGFPFPVSTRLYPEWPVVAMPQVPHDLARRVTAALLALPHDGAIADALRISGFTIPGDYRPVDDLLRELRLPPFDRAPEFTLFDVWRRWKPYAVALLLAGFALAAFATLRLGWINRRLARAQQESQRLAANLSQAQSVAQIGSWNLDVGTNALVWSDETYRLFGVRPGTPVTYDDFLQFIHPDDRAAVDRAWQVALQGAPYDVEHRILRNGGITWMQERADLCFDSNGKLLGAIGTVQDVTARKLADEELRKLSLAVEQSPECIFITDPDGNIEYVNDALVRITGFTRDEVLGCNPRIFKSGKTSTETFGEMWQALQRGEIWQGEIVNRRHDGSEIIEYSIIAPVRESDGTVSHYLAIQQDITERKVAAERIHHLAFYDELTGLPNRSLLIDRLTQVLASRQHQGYREALLLFNIDRFKVVNDARGSVLGDVLLKAVGARLRDVVREGDTVARMAGDEFALMLPVVDRTAEAASRHALQVARKIRSALETPFELGGETVRITGSIGITLFPEEDSDTASEILRRATTALHRAKQGGGSHPAFFEASMGETAAESFRIERELRAGIPRGELRLFLQPQFSAAGDMVGAEALVRWQHPQRGLVPPGAFVPIAEESDLIVELGIWVMNEACRLIAAAATAGLPLALSVNISPRHFRKPEFNAWVRDVLDRTGAQPARLTLEITEGLIIDNVSDVVAKMNELSALGVRFSIDDFGTGYSSLAYLKRLPIDELKIDKTFVQDAPHDPSDAALVETILAVARHLQLKVVAEGVETTEQAEFLNSRGQVVHQGYLFGRPAPADEWVARWTAEASADT, from the coding sequence ATGAATTCACTGGACTGGTGTCGCCCCGACAGGTTGCGTGCAAGCGTGGCGAAGTTGTGCGCCGGGCTCGGGGTCGTCCTGACGGCTGGCCTCGTATCGCTCCAGCCGGGCGCTCTCCACGCGGAGGAGGTTCCTGCCGGGGGCGTCGCACACGATCCCGTCGAGTTCGCCGTCCTGTCCTTCAGTCCGCTGGAGGAAACCCGCGCGCGCTGGCAGCCGCTCGTCGAATACCTGAATGGCGCGGTCGAGGGCGGGCGCTTCGTGCTGCGCGTGCATCATCTCGATGATCTCGTCGCGGCGCTGGCTAACGGGCACATCGATTTCGTGCTTGTGAATCCCGCGTTGTATGTGCAGCTGACCTACCAGCACCATCTGTCGTCCCCGCTCGTCACGCTGGTGAACAAGGAAGACGGAGTGCCCGTCAGCGCCTTCGGCGGCGTCATCTTCACCCGCGCCGACCGCTCCGACATCGATTCCTTTGCCGATATCGGTCGCGTCCGTGTCGCCACCGCGGGGCGTGCCGCATTCGGTGCTTACCAGATGCAGGTGGCCGAGCTGCTGCGCGCCGGCGCCCGTCCGCCGCGTGAGCATCTCCTCATCGAAACCGGACAGCCGCAGAACAAGGCCATCGATGCAGTGCTGGAAGGCAGTGCCGATGTCGGTTTCGTCCGCTCCGGCCTGATCGAATCGCTCGTGCGCCAGGGGCGACTCGACCCTGCAAGCCTCAAACTCATCAGCGTGCGGCGTTACCCCGGTTTCCCCTTTCCGGTCAGCACGCGCCTGTATCCGGAATGGCCGGTGGTCGCGATGCCGCAGGTGCCCCACGATCTCGCCCGGCGCGTGACTGCGGCCCTGCTCGCCTTGCCCCACGACGGCGCAATTGCCGACGCGCTGCGAATTTCCGGCTTCACGATTCCTGGCGATTACCGGCCGGTGGACGACCTCCTGCGCGAACTGCGGCTACCGCCCTTCGACCGGGCGCCGGAGTTTACGCTCTTCGACGTCTGGCGGCGCTGGAAACCCTATGCCGTCGCGCTGCTGCTGGCCGGTTTTGCGCTCGCCGCGTTCGCGACTTTGCGGCTCGGATGGATCAACCGCCGCCTTGCCCGCGCGCAACAGGAAAGCCAGCGCCTCGCGGCGAATCTTTCGCAGGCGCAGTCTGTAGCGCAGATAGGCAGCTGGAACCTCGACGTAGGAACCAATGCGCTCGTGTGGTCGGACGAGACTTACCGGCTGTTCGGCGTGCGGCCGGGGACACCCGTCACTTACGATGACTTCCTGCAGTTCATCCATCCCGACGACCGCGCCGCGGTGGATCGGGCCTGGCAGGTCGCCCTGCAAGGTGCGCCTTACGACGTCGAGCACCGCATCCTGCGCAATGGCGGAATCACATGGATGCAGGAGCGGGCGGACCTGTGCTTCGACTCGAACGGAAAGCTTCTGGGGGCCATCGGCACGGTCCAGGACGTCACCGCGCGCAAGCTCGCCGACGAGGAGTTGCGCAAGCTCTCGCTCGCCGTCGAGCAGAGTCCGGAGTGCATCTTCATCACCGACCCGGACGGAAACATCGAATACGTGAACGACGCACTGGTGCGCATCACGGGTTTTACCCGCGACGAGGTGCTCGGGTGCAATCCGCGCATCTTCAAATCGGGCAAGACTTCGACCGAGACTTTCGGCGAGATGTGGCAGGCGCTGCAGCGCGGCGAGATCTGGCAGGGCGAGATCGTGAACCGGCGGCACGATGGCAGCGAGATCATCGAATATTCGATCATCGCGCCGGTGCGGGAGTCCGACGGCACGGTCAGCCATTACCTCGCGATCCAGCAGGACATCACCGAACGCAAGGTGGCCGCCGAGCGCATCCATCATCTCGCCTTCTACGATGAGCTCACCGGGCTGCCGAACCGCAGCCTGCTGATCGACCGCCTCACGCAGGTGCTGGCCTCGCGCCAGCACCAAGGCTACCGTGAGGCCCTGCTGCTGTTCAACATCGACCGTTTCAAGGTCGTCAACGACGCGCGCGGCAGCGTCCTGGGCGACGTGCTCCTGAAGGCCGTGGGGGCGAGACTGCGCGATGTCGTGCGCGAAGGCGACACCGTGGCGCGCATGGCCGGCGACGAGTTTGCCCTGATGTTGCCTGTGGTCGACCGCACGGCCGAGGCCGCCAGCCGGCATGCGCTGCAGGTCGCCCGCAAGATCCGGTCGGCTCTGGAGACCCCGTTCGAACTGGGTGGGGAGACGGTACGCATCACGGGCAGCATCGGCATCACGCTGTTCCCCGAAGAAGACAGCGACACGGCGAGCGAAATCCTGCGCCGCGCCACGACGGCGCTGCATCGTGCCAAACAGGGGGGAGGAAGCCACCCGGCATTCTTCGAAGCCAGCATGGGCGAGACGGCCGCGGAGAGTTTCCGCATCGAGCGCGAATTGCGTGCCGGCATTCCACGCGGCGAGCTGCGCCTGTTCCTCCAGCCGCAGTTCAGCGCCGCCGGCGACATGGTCGGTGCGGAAGCGCTGGTGCGCTGGCAGCACCCGCAGCGCGGACTGGTGCCTCCGGGTGCCTTCGTGCCCATCGCCGAAGAGTCGGATCTCATCGTCGAGTTGGGCATCTGGGTCATGAACGAGGCCTGCCGGCTGATCGCGGCCGCGGCCACGGCGGGTCTTCCGCTCGCGCTGTCGGTGAATATCAGTCCGCGGCATTTCCGCAAGCCCGAGTTCAATGCCTGGGTGCGGGACGTGCTCGACAGGACCGGAGCCCAGCCGGCACGGCTCACGCTCGAGATCACCGAGGGGCTGATCATCGACAACGTGAGCGACGTCGTCGCCAAGATGAACGAACTGTCGGCCCTTGGCGTCCGTTTTTCGATCGACGACTTCGGTACCGGTTACTCCTCGCTCGCCTACCTTAAGCGCCTGCCCATCGACGAACTCAAGATCGACAAGACCTTCGTGCAGGATGCGCCGCATGACCCCAGCGATGCCGCCCTCGTGGAGACCATCCTGGCGGTTGCGCGTCACTTGCAGCTGAAGGTTGTCGCTGAAGGGGTGGAAACGACCGAGCAGGCCGAGTTCCTCAATAGCCGCGGCCAGGTCGTGCATCAGGGCTACCTCTTCGGTCGCCCGGCGCCTGCCGACGAATGGGTGGCGCGCTGGACCGCCGAAGCGTCGGCCGACACCTGA
- a CDS encoding bifunctional (p)ppGpp synthetase/guanosine-3',5'-bis(diphosphate) 3'-pyrophosphohydrolase, whose amino-acid sequence MVSVTHAISQSESAAPIDLLAEGLSTEERAAIVDAVALAEGVYEGHFLGTGESVWTHAIGMALIVASLRLDVETRIAAILFAVGDYIDGATDKIAEKFGQPAARLVDGLCRLNGLRLLTRMTATATAPEIRAQTEVLRKMLLAMVEDIRVVLLRLASRTQTLRYFTEHKVDVRADVARESLDIYAPLANRLGVWQLKWELEDLSFRFLEPETYKRIAKMLDERRVEREEFIQSSIERLQKEIAAVGVKAEVYGRPKHIYSIYNKMRAKRLDFSQVYDIRALRVLVDNVRDCYTVLGIVNQLWQPIGQEFDDYITNPKGNNYQSLHTAVFAGDGRALEVQIRTHDMHRHAELGVAAHWRYKEGSKSHGSDYDEKIALLRSLLSWRDEVTDSADWVEKFKRASLDDAIYVLTPQGKVVDLPRGATPIDFAYRLHTDLGHRCRGAKVDGHLVTLNTRLENGQTVEINVAKEGGPSRDWLNPTQHYVATSRARNKIRQFFSQQEEEELLARGRSFVARELQRERQSRANIDELAGRLGFKNAESMYLAAGRGEVGPRSVQMALREGEAPEAAVPEPEIVIGRSHKNDSNDKVLVVGVGKLMTSLGRCCKPAPPDAIEGFVTRGRGVSIHRIDCPDFQRLVRDHPERVIKADWGEQAFNSRDSVFPVDVAVQAADRQGLLRDISEVLSREKLNVIAVNTITKKGTAFMRFTMEVNSVAQVQRAIALIREVRDVIDVQRK is encoded by the coding sequence ATGGTTTCCGTCACGCATGCAATTTCCCAGTCCGAGTCCGCGGCCCCCATCGACCTGCTCGCCGAAGGGCTGAGCACGGAGGAGCGCGCGGCCATCGTCGATGCCGTTGCCCTTGCCGAGGGCGTCTATGAAGGACATTTTCTCGGCACCGGTGAATCCGTCTGGACCCACGCGATCGGCATGGCGCTGATCGTGGCCTCGCTGCGCCTCGATGTCGAAACGCGGATCGCTGCGATTCTGTTTGCGGTCGGGGACTATATCGACGGCGCCACCGACAAGATCGCCGAGAAGTTCGGACAGCCAGCCGCCCGTCTCGTCGATGGGCTGTGCCGCCTCAACGGACTGCGTCTGCTCACGCGCATGACCGCGACGGCGACCGCGCCCGAGATCCGCGCCCAGACGGAAGTCCTGCGCAAGATGCTGCTCGCGATGGTAGAGGACATCCGCGTCGTGCTGCTGCGGCTCGCGTCGCGCACGCAGACGCTGCGCTACTTCACGGAACACAAGGTCGACGTTCGCGCCGACGTCGCGCGCGAAAGCCTCGACATCTACGCGCCGCTCGCGAACCGCCTCGGGGTGTGGCAGCTCAAGTGGGAGCTGGAAGACCTGTCCTTCCGCTTCCTCGAACCGGAAACCTACAAGCGTATCGCCAAGATGCTCGACGAGCGCCGCGTCGAGCGCGAGGAATTCATCCAGTCCTCGATCGAGCGGCTGCAGAAGGAAATCGCCGCGGTCGGCGTCAAGGCCGAGGTCTACGGGCGACCGAAGCACATTTACAGCATCTACAACAAGATGCGCGCCAAGCGGCTCGATTTCTCGCAGGTCTACGACATCCGCGCACTGCGCGTGCTCGTCGACAACGTGCGCGACTGCTACACCGTGCTCGGCATCGTGAACCAGTTGTGGCAGCCGATCGGTCAGGAGTTCGACGACTACATCACGAACCCCAAGGGCAACAACTACCAGTCATTGCACACCGCGGTGTTTGCCGGAGACGGCCGCGCGCTGGAAGTCCAGATCCGCACGCACGACATGCACCGCCATGCGGAACTCGGTGTTGCCGCGCACTGGCGCTACAAGGAAGGCAGCAAGAGCCACGGCAGCGATTACGACGAAAAGATCGCGCTGCTGCGCAGTCTGCTGTCGTGGCGCGACGAAGTGACCGACTCGGCCGACTGGGTCGAGAAGTTCAAGCGTGCCTCGCTCGACGATGCAATCTACGTGCTCACGCCCCAGGGTAAGGTCGTTGACTTGCCGCGCGGCGCCACGCCGATCGATTTCGCCTACCGCCTGCACACCGACCTCGGCCACCGCTGCCGCGGCGCCAAGGTGGACGGCCACCTGGTGACGCTCAACACGCGGCTCGAGAACGGGCAGACCGTCGAGATCAACGTCGCCAAGGAGGGCGGTCCCTCCCGCGACTGGCTTAACCCGACGCAGCACTACGTCGCGACCAGCCGCGCGCGCAACAAGATCCGCCAGTTCTTCAGCCAGCAGGAAGAGGAAGAGCTGCTGGCGCGCGGGCGCAGCTTCGTCGCGCGCGAACTGCAGCGCGAACGCCAGTCGCGTGCGAACATCGACGAGCTTGCCGGCAGGCTGGGTTTCAAGAATGCGGAATCGATGTACCTCGCCGCCGGGCGCGGCGAGGTCGGGCCCCGCTCGGTGCAGATGGCGCTGCGCGAGGGTGAGGCGCCCGAAGCGGCCGTTCCGGAACCCGAGATCGTCATCGGCCGGAGCCACAAGAACGACTCCAACGACAAGGTACTGGTCGTCGGCGTCGGCAAGCTGATGACCTCGCTCGGCCGCTGCTGCAAGCCGGCCCCTCCGGATGCCATTGAAGGCTTCGTCACCCGTGGCCGCGGGGTGTCGATCCACCGCATCGATTGTCCCGACTTCCAGCGCCTGGTGCGCGATCATCCGGAGCGGGTCATCAAGGCGGATTGGGGTGAGCAGGCCTTCAACAGTCGCGATTCGGTCTTTCCGGTGGATGTCGCCGTTCAGGCAGCCGACCGGCAGGGGCTGCTGCGCGACATTTCCGAGGTGCTGTCGCGCGAGAAACTCAACGTCATCGCCGTGAATACGATAACGAAGAAGGGTACGGCGTTCATGCGCTTCACGATGGAGGTCAACAGCGTCGCGCAGGTGCAGCGTGCGATCGCGCTCATCCGCGAAGTGCGCGACGTGATCGACGTGCAACGCAAGTAA